A segment of the Triticum urartu cultivar G1812 chromosome 1, Tu2.1, whole genome shotgun sequence genome:
TCTTTCATGGCTAGCTCGGCCGCCTTCtgcagttcgatcagctgtttcagttgatcggcaAAAGGCACCAGATAATTTGGTGCCAGATACtgtgaccagaagagcttatccgcagtgttcctttcttcggctcggtagaattgtGCGGCATCAGATATGCTGCGTGGCAGCTCCGCAAATACCGCTGGAGAAATCCGAACTCAAGATTAAGAAACATGATTCTCTCCCCAAATACTTGCCTTACATGGAacaagccttacccgccgcgatcttcctcgcctcttggatctcctgcaGGGCACCTTGGGTTTCCCCCTGGGCATCGCATGCGGCCTGATGAGCCTTGGCAAGTTCGGATCCTTTCTCCGTTAGACTCTGCTCCAAGGCCCCGCATCTTTTCACGACCTCTCGAAGCTCGTGCTCAGCTCCAAGGCCAGAGCTTCTCCTTGTTGTCCAACACCTCTGCCCCGCACCAGCCTCCTCCACCCACCGCGCCCGCGACGCGACGCTCCTACACCACAACATATACAACCCGATGAACGATCCAGAAGCGCACCAGCAGCACAAACAGATCAACCACAAGATAGCACACACCTGAACTGGACTCTTGAGGAAGAGGGTGCTGCGTCCGAGAGGAAGGGGTTGAGGTGCTGCTCCTCCCCGTCGTCTTCAGCCGCAGCGGCGGGGGCAGCTCGGGGAGCACGACCCCTTCTCCGTTGGCCGCGCGCCACGGCCGCCATGAACCACTCCCTGCACGTCTGTACTCCCTTCTCTCACCAAAACTTCAAGACTAATAGTTGACAAAAATGTCCCATGCTGCCCTGGCCAAAATGCCCTTCTTTCTCCGCAATTGAGCAAATACCCCCCACTTAGCTTCGCCGATTGATAAAATGCGACCCGTTACTGTTAGAAGCGACATAAAGGACCGGTGGGATCATTGAtttattgcttgagcctcgtgggcgTATATATAAGAGTACAGGATCAACTTCGAGGACAAGACAAGGCAGAACATATATCCTAGTCTATCTCAAGTGTCTACTATATATAGGGGTACAGGATCAACTTTTACCACAAACTATCTGTCAAGTGTCTACTATAAGCAAGCATTTTTACCCTGTGGCCATCTTTGCAGTATACATAAATCCAGGACATCGATGCTCAGATCAAACTTTGGACCGTCTCGACAAAGCTACCGAGGGCCAACAATGCAAAATCCAACCACTCGTTCGTGACGAAATTTGAACTAAAAAAAGTCCCATCTAGGGCAGTGAACGAGCAGTAATAAAATCGGGGGATAAACCTAATGAGTTGCTGAATCCCACAGCCGGGGATCATCACCACGGCCCTCAGCAACCGTAGGACGGATCAAGCCGGAGACCCGCCCGCGAGCTAGAGCACGAAACGAGCAGGACAGCTCACGCACAGATGCCCCTGATTCCCAATTCCTAAGGTAGCCGCACACGGCGAATCTGGCTAGAAATGAACGAATTGCTGCCCAACTCAGGAAACATCAGGCCACCGAGTAGAAATTCTTGAAAAATGTGTTATTTATCCAGGAACTTACAGCTACTGTTTGGTTGATCAAACCAACAAGATCCAGATTAAAACTACCATCCAGACAAGATCAAGTACTCCCACGATCCAACGAAATGTAACGGATCCATATAGACCACTAACCCATGTACAGTTTCAGAGTTTCTCTTTGTGGCACGCACTTTTTTAGTATAGCAGAGCTCATGTCCGCAAGGCGCTGAAGATCACCACGATTGAATTGATCGCCTCACATCAAGATGATATCCTGACAGTCCGCGCCGTCAAGTTGACGACGGGTCGCTGCTTGAGTCCACTCATCATGCTGCCGCCCACGCCGACGCCGCCGTCGCGGCACCTCAGCGACGACGTCCTCGATTTCATTGGCGAGATGAAGGATAGCCTCGCCTTTATCGGTGAAACGAGCCTTGTGGCCAACTTGGACGGCGAGAATGAGCACCGCCGGGCTTTCCCGGACGCCGCCTGTGCTTTCCCTGGCGGCGACACGGCGACGGGTCGTGAATTGGGCAGCAATTTGCCATGGCTTTTCAGCTTGGACCCAAGGGCGCTCGGCGGCGTCTTGACCAGGAACTTGTGCGGCGTCTGCGCGGCCTTGACAGGGGACCTAGCCTTGTTCGACCGCTTCTGCTTCTTTGTGGCCGACGGCGAGGCGTACGCGGCCGAGGAGGCGGGAGCGACGAATGTGGGGTTGGGGAACATCACCGTCTTCTTGCCCCACGGCCGGTTCTTGGGGGACACCCTGTTCGCCGCCGACAGCGACGGGCGGCCGAGGGGCGAGGTGGGCTTGAACTGTATCCGGGACCGGACGCGCGCGCGCGACGGCGGCGTGCCGGCCTCGGCCCCCGCCGTGCCGCGCTGGCTCTGCTTCTCCTTGGCGCGGCGGGCCCGGAGCGGCGTCTGCTCCGCGGTGGCCTTCCTGGTCCTGGCGACGGGCATCGGGGTCTTGGGCGGATCGGTGACCGCCACGATGTCCCGGGCGAACTGGCTGGCCTGGACGATCTCCAGCACGGTCTCGCCGAGGAGCATCGCCGGCAGCGACATCCGGCGCCACTGGGCcgcgccctcgccgccgccgaaCTTGCCCTTGGGGGATCCGCTCCGCGCCGGCGTGCCCCTCATCCTGCCAAGACATCAATCCGCGCGCCGCAACGTCAGCGAAGGCAGAGATCGAACCACCCCGGTTCGGGCCGGGCGGCAGAGTGGACAGAGAGGGGGACTTGCCTGACGGTCTCCTGCTTGCAGCGGATGCTGGTGCGGAGGTAGCCGCGCGTGCTGCGCGGGCTGAGGCTGACCCCGGAGACGACCTTGGCGCCGCCGGCCACCGTGTACTGCAGCTCCTGCAGCCGGGCCATGCACCTGTCCATCTGCGCGCGCACCCCCAACCAAACCCATCAAATCCATCAAGACCCGTGCCACAACCTCTCCCCAAAACTTGACCGAAACAAGATCCTGTTTGCTCCTTACCTTCTTGAGGGTCTCCCTGACGAGGGCGGGGTtgagcgcggcggcggcggcgacggcggccgcCGTCTGGCGGTCCGGCTTGGCGTTGGGGCTCCTGGCGACCATGGTCGTCGTGCGGCGGTTGCTGCCTGGCCTGGGCGGTAGGCGAGGGGGCTGATGATGAGGAGCAGGCGTGGGTTTGTAGAGAGCAGAGACGGACGGACGACTGGTACTACGCCTGCGGCCAACGGTCGCCCCGGCCCAACGGCTAGTTGGCTCTCGGAGTCTCGGGGGGAGTAACTGAGGCGGGGACGGACGGAACTTTCTTGAGCGGCACAGCTGGGTCGCGTAATAAGCGAAGCGGGGCCCACCCTACCGTGTATAGTACAATACGGAAATTTTGCCACGTGACGGGAATTGGAATCTGGCCGGGCCAGCTAATAAGTGTACGCATTCCAAATAAAAGCAGTGAAAAATATGGTTGGGATTTCAATTTTGCACAGTGCCGGGCGGCCGGGCCAGCTGATTTTGCAGCGAGGACTAAAGTGTTGGAAATAATGTGGTTGGGATTTCAATTTCGCCAAGGACTGTGccgtttttcttcttctttcgaGTATGCCAAGGATTGTGGCTGTGAAAATTTGGGAAGAACTCCGCGCCTGCAGCACGTGGCCGAACTCCGCACTCATGTTGACGGTTTTTTTACGGCTCCCCTGCATGGGGCTTGGCTCTTGCGTCTACCTTTTGGGTGGGCGATCAATGCATGTCGAAAGCGGAGAATGCGGCCCTCGCGGCTCCGTTCTCGGAGGAGGAAGTTTGGCTTGCGATTAAAGGCATGAACTCGACATCCGCCTCGGGGCCTGATGGCTTGCCAGTTAAGTTCTTTCAGACCTTCTGGCACACTATCAAGCCGGAGATCATGGCCCTCT
Coding sequences within it:
- the LOC125535828 gene encoding microtubule-binding protein TANGLED1, producing MVARSPNAKPDRQTAAAVAAAAALNPALVRETLKKMDRCMARLQELQYTVAGGAKVVSGVSLSPRSTRGYLRTSIRCKQETVRMRGTPARSGSPKGKFGGGEGAAQWRRMSLPAMLLGETVLEIVQASQFARDIVAVTDPPKTPMPVARTRKATAEQTPLRARRAKEKQSQRGTAGAEAGTPPSRARVRSRIQFKPTSPLGRPSLSAANRVSPKNRPWGKKTVMFPNPTFVAPASSAAYASPSATKKQKRSNKARSPVKAAQTPHKFLVKTPPSALGSKLKSHGKLLPNSRPVAVSPPGKAQAASGKARRCSFSPSKLATRLVSPIKARLSFISPMKSRTSSLRCRDGGVGVGGSMMSGLKQRPVVNLTARTVRISS